Genomic DNA from Mus musculus strain C57BL/6J chromosome 11, GRCm38.p6 C57BL/6J:
ACTTCTCGGTGCTACCGATGCTGTGACCCCAGCACACCTGTATACCAGACAATTCCTCCACCCCAGATCAACATCACCATCCTGAAAGGTGAGAGGCTTTGGACATGGTTTGGGGTCTGGTTCCCCGAGGCTGCTTTATAGACATGGAAAGGGAGATGTTGCTGGGCAGGGCTGAGCAGGAATGGAGGGTCACTACCATAGAGCAGAGGTGGGTGTCTTCTGGAGGGAAGACATTTTGATTTTTGAGCTGTGACCCTGTTTCATGAGCAGAAGAAGAACCttagaggtggttcagtgggttAGAACAAAGcaggaggccctgagttcaaatccctagcacccacagaaAAGCGAGGTATGTGTGCCTGTAACCCCTGTAACCATcatggggaggggcgggggcaGGCGGACTCTAGAGTtaggctttcttctctccctctacctctccctccccccaccctctcagatttatttattatgtatatagcaTTCTGCCAGAAGAGGTCACcaaatttcattacagatggctatgagccacccgtggttgctgggaattgaactcaggaccttcagaagagcagtcagtgcccttacccactgaaccatctcgccagcccgagtCAGGCTTTCTGAAGCAATAAGATTTACTGGGAGAGCTTATGTTAGCCAAAAGgtgaggggagagaaaagaggacacACACATCCTCTCTGGTCTCTCCAAGTGGCCTTAGGGCGTGTTTACATACATGTcacatgtgtgacacacacacaccaccacacatacatgaaGAGAGACCTCAGGGATTCTGCCCAACCCTATTTGCACAGGACGTGCAGACCTGTAAGGTCTTTGTTTTGAAGCAACACTCAAGCCATTTCTCTGAAATGCTGTGCTGTCTAGATAACTTCACATAACCCCGGAGAATGCTTACAACCTagatcccccccgcccccactgaGTCCTGACATCTGCAGTCCATTTACTCAGAGTGAGCCCAGGCCTGGCCACAGAGCCTGCTGCTTGCAGACAAACCCATATGCTCCTTTATCTCTGCCAGGACTTTccagaaagaaactgagaaagtgTGCCCTTTGGATGCACACAGGCCAACTGTTGTTGACAGTGGAAAAGTTATTACCACTAATGACGTGAGCCTCCTGCTAAGGGGCACCAGAGAGGATGCAGGGATGTGGAGTTAGATGGCAGGCTGGCCTCCCTTGAAACCTCGtatcttttttgtctcttagGCGAGAAAGGTGACCGAGGGGATCGAGGCCTCCAGGGGAAGTACGGCAAAATAGGTTCTACAGGTCCCAGGGGCCATGTTGGCCCCAAAGGGCAGAAGGGATCCATTGGAGCCCCTGGGAACCACTGCAAGAGCCAGTACGCAGCCTTCTCCGTGGGCCGGAAGAAGGCTTTGCACAGCAACGACTACTTCCAGCCCGTGGTCTTCGACACGGAGTTTGTGAACCTCTACAAACACTTCAATATGTTCACTGGGAAGTTCTACTGCTATGTGCCGGGCATCTACTTCTTCAGCCTCAACGTGCACACTTGGAACCAGAAGGAGACGTACCTGCACATCATGAAGAACGAGGAGGAGGTGGTGATCCTGTATGCGCAGGTGAGCGACCGCAGCATCATGCAGAGTCAGAGCCTGATGATGGAGCTGCGGGAGGAGGATGAGGTCTGGGTGCGTCTCTTCAAGGGCGAGCGTGAGAACGCCATTTTCAGTGACGAGTTCGACACCTACATCACCTTCAGTGGCTACCTGGTCAAGCCAGCCTCTGAGCCCTAGTGGACACTCCTGTGGAGCTTTTGTGGACTGCTGACCTCCTTGCCTGGCACCCTGACCTATCCCTGCATTCTACAGACACTGGAGTCCTGCCCCGGGCTGACCCCATTTTCTCTCTGCTCCATCCTGGCTTCCTTGGCCTTGGCTTCCAAAGTTTTGGCTTTTGACAAGATGCCCTTGGCCACTGGGAATCCCAAAGGACGGTGCGATCCCAGATCTGGCTGCTACTCTAAGCAGAGAGCTGCCGGCAGATGAAATCATTGGGCGGGGAGCCTGTGAGGATATTGGGGGGCCTCCAGCTCCTTCTGTGTACACAGCCTTAGACGACCCTGTGCTGTGTTGTCCCGTGGCCACAGGGTGTTCCAGAGCACAGCCCCTGTGTGTTCCCATTCCTGGACACAAGTAAGCAAATATCATGGGTTTCTTAGGAACGAAGTcaagcagaaaagagaaagaaaggtggTGTTAGTTTTGGCTTTCCAGCCagctggagggagggatggggagagagagagagcgagagctaTTTgtattggggaaactgaggcataggaAAAACATGAATGGCAACAGAGTAGCTGCAGTTTGTGGGTTTGGAAACCACATCTGACTTAACTCTAGATCACATATGAGCTTTCCTGGGGACAGCAGGACTGACCTCCGAGCTCTGTTGACATGCTATAGCCTTGCCCAGGGGCTGGTCAATCTTTCTGAGCCACACTAGTAAAAGGGTTGGGGGAGAACAGCAAGTGCCCCCTGTGGTTGGCTCTGGGCTGGTGGCAGCATCCTGCTTGCCCCAACTCACAGGATCCTGACAGCAGCTGGGAACCTCAGGGACTCCTGCAGCTTTctctgtaagaaataaagctcCTACTATGTCCCAGtacctctctgctctgctccactTCCCCAGTCACTCTGGACCCCAGGGTGGGAGGGCTCTCTTGCCTGTTGGGACATcagttccccttcctccttcttggTGAATTAACCATGGAAGGACCAGGGCTCGGATTTGGGTTCCCAAACTGCCCTTCACCATCCCTAGTGCCCTGCTTCCTTCCCAGTTCAGCATCCTGTCTGGGAACTTGATACTTTAACCTGCTAGAGCGGATGAGTCTGATAGACCTGCCCAGCCCTGACACAGCCCTAGTCAGCTTATGGACACGTGAGAGGGACTTCCTTTGAGACCCAGAGCTGGGGTAGAGCTATAAAAATCTACCTATTCCCGGGTCAACCCCAAGTGGTAGAAGAGGACACAGGCTATCCCGCCCCTAGCTCAGACTCAGGGAAGGCCTCAGGCCTGATTCTCTGATTGCAGAGAGCCTGTGTTCTTTCCCCATCTCACCCCGTGTTGATCCCCAGGGCCTGGGCCACTGGATATCTGCTTTGTGCCAACTAGGCCTTGCTTGCTGCTTCCTGGTGGCCCTTGGTTAGGatccctctcttttccttctggaGCTCAATGTACGTATATGCCACCTCCGAAGGGGCTTCTGCTGGTCAGACTCTCCAAGCCACTTCCATGGGTGTGCCTACAGCAGAGGCTGCTGCCTCCTGTGCTCTACCCTGCTCTTTCCAGAAAACATTAAACTTGCCATGGCGATTCACAGCAAGCTGGCGTTTTTTGGTCTGCTCATTGGATAGAgtgctccttcttccctcctccccatctagagtgctccttcttcccttttccccaTCTAAAGTGCTCCTTCTTCTGTCCTTCCCATCTAGAGTGCTCCTTCCCATCTAGAGTGCTCCTTCCTTCTCCAAACCTAGAgtgctccttcttccctcctccccatctagagtgctccttcttcccttttccccaTCTAGAGTGCTCCTTCTTCTGTCCTCCCCATCTAGAGTGCTCCTACCTCCTCCCCATCTAGAGTgctccttcttcccttttctccaacTAGAgtgctccttcttccctcctccacaTCTAGATgctccttcttcccttttccccaTCTAGAGTGTTCCTTCTTCTGTCCTCCCCATCTAAAGTGCTCCTTCCTTCTCCAAACTTAGAgtgctccttcttccctcctccccatctagaatgctccttcttctcttttccccATCTAGAGTGCTCCTTCTTCTGTCCTCCCCATCTAGAGTGCTCCTTTCCATCTAGAgtgttccttcctcctccccatctagagtgctccttcttccctcctccccgtCTAGCACCCACCCTTCTGCTTATTAATCCAATGGAGTCCTCAACTTTATACTCAGGGACCTGCCGGGGCTCTAATTGTCGCATTTCTACCAAGGACACGAGGAACTCCTGATATGGAGTATCTAGAGCTGCCCAGTGTGTGTGGTCAGGCCTGGAGACTCCCAGGAGGTAGAGGCTTGTTCTTCTGCACTGGAGTGTGACCAACAGAGCAGGTATCCCCTGGCCTGGCCTGAAGCCTGAGCTGAATGACCATCCTGGGGCTGTGTGTGTCAAAAAGGCCCAGAAACCAGGTAGCGGCACACAGACAAATCTCTTCTCATAGTTCTGGGAGTCAGAGTTCAAAATCCAGCTGTGAGCAAGGCAGTGCTCATAGCACTGGCTGGGAGACgctgcttcctgctgcctgcatctCCAGACATGCCTTGCCTGGAGGGAGGGATCATATCTCTTCAgccttcctgtcctgactccacATGACCTCCTTTCAAGGACACTTGGAACTGCATTCAGGGTCTCCTTAAATCCAGGACTCACTCTTTCCAGATTCAACACAAGCACATCGGCTAGAGATCTGTGAATGGACACACTGACAGGTGCCAGAGGccaaggtgtgtgtgtctctacTGGGGATCGCAATGAAGCTTGCTGTGACAACTCATGGGTTTGGACACCTAacagtctctctttgtctctgtggtgAAGAGACATTACTTCTTTTCATTACTGGCCAAGAGGTCGGTAGCCACACGTTCCTTTCCACCTACCAGCAGTTGGCTTGGAAGCTGGAACCAGCAGCTTGGCAAACAGCTGGCCTTGTGCCTTTGCCTCAGCCTTGGGATGGGACCAAAATGCAGCAGGTGGACACAGGGCCCAGAGGCCTTGCAGTTGCCTGGATGTGGCCCAGGGCTTTTCCCAAACGGACCTAAAATGAATGCACCAGCCTCACTCAAGGGCCACTGGCTGCCTGCCCTCCTGTCCTGTGGCACGTGTACACTCGACCCACAGCTGGCCCGGTCACCATGGAGAAAAAGGTGCCCAAGTGATCCCCATGACAGAtctcatgtaggccaggctgatcttAAACTCACTCTATGGTaaacctgaccttgaactcctgatcctcctgactccacgtcctgaatgctgggattacaggtgtgccccaATATGCCTGACCTTTTTAAATGTTAGCATAGATTAATTATAGATAATAAAGAGTTTCCTTATGACATTTGTGTCCATGTGCACACTGTATTTCAATCATAGCCAGTCCATAGAATTCGTACCTTTCCCCCTTTACTCCAGCTAGTTCCccttgtatgtgtgcgtgtgcctgtgtatgtgtgtaagtgtgtgtgtgtgtacacatgtgtgtgtgtctcccagtGAGTTTCATCAGGGTTTATTGCAGGAGCACAGACAGCTTATCAGTGAAGAACATATGCCTTTCCCTCAGGCAATTGTGTGTAAGCCCTCAGGGTGTGGGTGTGAGAGTCCATCCCAGTTCCAGGGCTGAGTGTGCAAGAGCCCAGTTGTATACAGGTAGTCACAACTGCTGAATCCGAGTGTGTGCAGCCATGACATGACCACAAGTCAGTGGTTTTTGCTTTTgccattttatttacttgtttgtctgtctatctatctatctatctatctatctatctatctatctatctatcatctatctatctatctatctatctatctatctatctatctatctatctatctgtctatctatctatcatctattggCTGTATCATactgtgctgagattacaggcatgtgcctcaGTGCCTTCTCTGGTGTCCCTTATAAGATTTAATTTTacgtatatgggtgttttgcccacatgcACGTAAGTTTAGCATATGTGTGAGTATCTTTGA
This window encodes:
- the C1qtnf1 gene encoding complement C1q tumor necrosis factor-related protein 1 precursor, with translation MGSCAQGFMLGCCLLLAITWGPILSLVPRVQEEQQEWEETEELPSPLDPVTRPEETREKYSPRQGEDLPTSRCYRCCDPSTPVYQTIPPPQINITILKGEKGDRGDRGLQGKYGKIGSTGPRGHVGPKGQKGSIGAPGNHCKSQYAAFSVGRKKALHSNDYFQPVVFDTEFVNLYKHFNMFTGKFYCYVPGIYFFSLNVHTWNQKETYLHIMKNEEEVVILYAQVSDRSIMQSQSLMMELREEDEVWVRLFKGERENAIFSDEFDTYITFSGYLVKPASEP
- the C1qtnf1 gene encoding complement C1q tumor necrosis factor-related protein 1 isoform X1, which codes for MDPSWCPYCAWHPVLSSDEKMGSCAQGFMLGCCLLLAITWGPILSLVPRVQEEQQEWEETEELPSPLDPVTRPEETREKYSPRQGEDLPTSRCYRCCDPSTPVYQTIPPPQINITILKGEKGDRGDRGLQGKYGKIGSTGPRGHVGPKGQKGSIGAPGNHCKSQYAAFSVGRKKALHSNDYFQPVVFDTEFVNLYKHFNMFTGKFYCYVPGIYFFSLNVHTWNQKETYLHIMKNEEEVVILYAQVSDRSIMQSQSLMMELREEDEVWVRLFKGERENAIFSDEFDTYITFSGYLVKPASEP